Proteins encoded by one window of Arabidopsis thaliana chromosome 2, partial sequence:
- a CDS encoding Ran BP2/NZF zinc finger-like superfamily protein (Ran BP2/NZF zinc finger-like superfamily protein; FUNCTIONS IN: binding, zinc ion binding; INVOLVED IN: biological_process unknown; LOCATED IN: intracellular; CONTAINS InterPro DOMAIN/s: Zinc finger, RanBP2-type (InterPro:IPR001876); BEST Arabidopsis thaliana protein match is: Ran BP2/NZF zinc finger-like superfamily protein (TAIR:AT3G15680.1); Has 972 Blast hits to 658 proteins in 133 species: Archae - 0; Bacteria - 0; Metazoa - 313; Fungi - 112; Plants - 381; Viruses - 0; Other Eukaryotes - 166 (source: NCBI BLink).), producing MSWTGGDWLCGACQHANFKKRESCQKCGYPKFGGVDVSTYLYNRTEVMAGDWYCGALNCGSHNYASRTSCYRCGMIKVEYTEQYYGAQMVAYGNDGAACPPGWKTGDWVCPRVGCGVHNYASRAECFKCKTTRDYGGV from the exons ATGAGCTGGACCGGAGGAGATTGGCTATGTGGTGCGTGTCAGCACGCAAACTTCAAGAAAAGAGAATCATGTCAAAAATGCGGATACCCCAAATTTGGAGGGGTTGATGTGTCAACGTACTTGTACAACAGGACCGAAGTTATGGCTGGTGATTGGTATTGTGGTGCATTGAATTGTGGGAGCCACAATTACGCGAGCCGAACAAGTTGTTACCGATGTGGAATGATCAAAGTCGAGTATACGGAACAGTACTATGGAGCTCAAATGGTTGCTTACGGGAATGATGGCGCAGCTTGTCCTCCCGGATGGAAAACTGGCGATTGGGTTTGTCCTAGGGTGGGATGTGGGGTTCATAACTACGCAAGCAGGGCAGAATGCTTCAAATGCAAGACAACAAGAGATTATG GTGGCGTCTAA
- the PID2 gene encoding AGC (cAMP-dependent, cGMP-dependent and protein kinase C) kinase family protein (PINOID2 (PID2); CONTAINS InterPro DOMAIN/s: Protein kinase, catalytic domain (InterPro:IPR000719), Serine/threonine-protein kinase domain (InterPro:IPR002290), Serine/threonine-protein kinase-like domain (InterPro:IPR017442), AGC-kinase, C-terminal (InterPro:IPR000961), Protein kinase-like domain (InterPro:IPR011009), Serine/threonine-protein kinase, active site (InterPro:IPR008271); BEST Arabidopsis thaliana protein match is: D6 protein kinase like 2 (TAIR:AT5G47750.1); Has 35333 Blast hits to 34131 proteins in 2444 species: Archae - 798; Bacteria - 22429; Metazoa - 974; Fungi - 991; Plants - 531; Viruses - 0; Other Eukaryotes - 9610 (source: NCBI BLink).) — protein MANSSIFYKDNESDYESSTVGPDSSRRTSWLSSSFTASPSCSSISHLSNHGLNSYNQSKPHKANQVAWEAMARLRRCCGRAVGLEHFRLLKRLGSGDIGSVYLCQIRGSPETAFYAMKVVDKEAVAVKKKLGRAEMEKKILGMLDHPFCPTLYAAFEASHYSFLVMEYCPGGDLYAVRLRQPSKRFTISSTRFYAAETLVALEYLHMMGIVYRDLKPENVLIREDGHVMLSDFDLSFKCDVVPQFLSDNDRDRGHQEDDDDISIRRKCSTPSCTTTPLNPVISCFSPTSSRRRKKNVVTTTIHENAAGTSDSVKSNDVSRTFSRSPSSCSRVSNGLRDISGGCPSIFAEPINARSKSFVGTHEYLAPEVISGQGHGSAVDWWTYGIFLYEMIFGRTPFKGDNNEKTLVNILKAPLTFPKVIVNSPKEYEDMVNAQDLIIKLLVKNPKKRLGSLKGSIEIKRHEFFEGVNWALIRSIKPPWVPKEETSHKTKGDNRSVNYYLPPRFMMSRKERNEPYHVSNYFDYF, from the exons ATGGCTAATTCTAGTATCTTTTACAAAGATAATGAGTCCGATTATGAGAGCTCCACCGTCGGACCAGACTCGAGCCGCCGTACGAGTTGGCTGAGCAGCTCTTTCACGGCTAGCCCTAGTTGTAGCTCCATATCTCATCTAAGTAACCATGGTCTCAACAGCTATAACCAATCAAAGCCTCACAAAGCCAACCAAGTCGCATGGGAAGCTATGGCCAGGCTCCGTCGGTGCTGCGGCCGTGCGGTAGGGTTAGAACATTTTCGGCTTTTAAAGAGGTTGGGAAGTGGTGACATCGGAAGTGTGTACCTCTGCCAAATACGTGGAAGTCCCGAGACGGCGTTTTATGCTATGAAAGTTGTGGATAAGGAAGCTGTTGCGGTGAAGAAAAAGCTTGGAAGGgcagagatggagaagaagattttagGGATGCTTGATCATCCTTTTTGCCCTACATTGTACGCAGCTTTTGAGGCTTCTCATTACTCTTTTCTCGTCATGGAGTATTGTCCCGGCGGTGATCTCTACGCCGTCCGCCTCCGCCAACCGTCTAAACGTTTCACTATCTCCTCCACAAG GTTTTACGCAGCAGAAACTCTAGTGGCCTTAGAGTATCTCCACATGATGGGAATTGTGTATAGAGACCTAAAGCCAGAGAACGTGTTGATCAGAGAAGATGGTCATGTAATGCTCTCAGATTTCGATCTCTCCTTCAAATGTGACGTCGTTCCACAATTCCTCAGCGACAACGACCGTGACCGTGGCCATCAAGAAGACGATGACGACATCAGCATTCGCCGTAAATGCTCTACACCTTCTTGCACGACAACTCCATTAAACCCCGTCATCTCCTGCTTCTCTCCCACTTctagcagaagaagaaagaagaatgttgTTACCACAACAATACACGAAAACGCAGCTGGTACTAGCGATTCTGTGAAAAGTAACGATGTTTCAAGAACGTTTTCTCGAtcaccttcttcttgttctcgtGTTTCAAATGGACTTCGAGACATCTCTGGTGGATGTCCATCAATATTTGCCGAACCAATCAATGCTCGCTCTAAGTCATTCGTGGGAACACATGAGTACTTGGCACCCGAAGTAATCTCAG GGCAAGGGCATGGGAGTGCAGTAGATTGGTGGACTTACGGGATATTTCTATACGAGATGATATTTGGTAGGACACCGTTTAAAGGCGATAACAACGAGAAGACGTTAGTAAACATTCTGAAAGCACCCTTGACATTCCCAAAGGTTATAGTGAATAGCCCCAAAGAGTACGAAGATATGGTGAATGCTCAAGatcttattataaaattacTGGTGAAGAACCCTAAGAAGAGGTTAGGGAGTCTCAAAGGCTCTATTGAGATCAAAAGACATGAGTTTTTTGAAGGTGTTAACTGGGCACTAATCAGGTCAATAAAGCCACCTTGGGTTCCTAAAGAAGAGACTAGTCACAAGACTAAAGGTGATAATCGCAGCGTTAATTATTATCTTCCACCAAGGTTTATGATGAgtaggaaagaaagaaatgagcCTTACCATGTGtctaattattttgattatttttaa
- the BAS1 gene encoding Cytochrome P450 superfamily protein (PHYB ACTIVATION TAGGED SUPPRESSOR 1 (BAS1); FUNCTIONS IN: steroid hydroxylase activity, oxygen binding; INVOLVED IN: response to light stimulus, response to brassinosteroid stimulus, brassinosteroid homeostasis, brassinosteroid metabolic process; LOCATED IN: endomembrane system; EXPRESSED IN: 13 plant structures; EXPRESSED DURING: 6 growth stages; CONTAINS InterPro DOMAIN/s: Cytochrome P450 (InterPro:IPR001128), Cytochrome P450, E-class, group I (InterPro:IPR002401), Cytochrome P450, conserved site (InterPro:IPR017972); BEST Arabidopsis thaliana protein match is: cytochrome P450, family 72, subfamily A, polypeptide 8 (TAIR:AT3G14620.1); Has 34717 Blast hits to 34565 proteins in 1738 species: Archae - 71; Bacteria - 6148; Metazoa - 11470; Fungi - 6879; Plants - 8435; Viruses - 3; Other Eukaryotes - 1711 (source: NCBI BLink).), translated as MEEESSSWFIPKVLVLSVILSLVIVKGMSLLWWRPRKIEEHFSKQGIRGPPYHFFIGNVKELVGMMLKASSHPMPFSHNILPRVLSFYHHWRKIYGATFLVWFGPTFRLTVADPDLIREIFSKSEFYEKNEAHPLVKQLEGDGLLSLKGEKWAHHRKIISPTFHMENLKLLVPVVLKSVTDMVDKWSDKLSENGEVEVDVYEWFQILTEDVISRTAFGSSYEDGRAVFRLQAQQMLLCAEAFQKVFIPGYRFFPTRGNLKSWKLDKEIRKSLLKLIERRRQNAIDGEGEECKEPAAKDLLGLMIQAKNVTVQDIVEECKSFFFAGKQTTSNLLTWTTILLSMHPEWQAKARDEVLRVCGSRDVPTKDHVVKLKTLSMILNESLRLYPPIVATIRRAKSDVKLGGYKIPCGTELLIPIIAVHHDQAIWGNDVNEFNPARFADGVPRAAKHPVGFIPFGLGVRTCIGQNLAILQAKLTLAVMIQRFTFHLAPTYQHAPTVLMLLYPQHGAPITFRRLTNHED; from the exons ATGGAGGAAGAAAGTAGCAGCTGGTTCATTCCAAAGGTTCTTGTTCTGTCTGTAATCTTAAGTCTTGTAATAGTGAAGGGTATGTCTCTGTTATGGTGGAGACCAAGAAAGATTGAAGAACATTTCTCTAAACAAGGAATTCGAGGTCCTCCTTATCATTTCTTCATCGGAAATGTTAAAGAACTTGTTGGAATGATGCTTAAAGCTTCTTCTCATCCTATGCCTTTCTCTCACAATATTCTTCCTAGAGTTCTCTCTTTTTACCATCACTGGAGAAAAATCTACG gTGCTACATTTCTGGTTTGGTTCGGTCCAACTTTCCGGTTAACGGTAGCCGATCCTGATTTGATCAGAGAGATCTTCTCTAAGTCTGAGTTCTACGAGAAGAATGAAGCTCACCCTTTGGTTAAACAACTTGAAGGCGATGGACTACTTAGTCTCAAAGGTGAAAAATGGGCTCATCATCGAAAAATCATTAGCCCTACTTTTCATATGGAGAATCTTAAGTTGCTTGTACCAGTTGTGTTGAAGAGTGTGACTGATATGGTGGATAAATGGTCCGATAAGTTATCAGAAAACGGTGAAGTTGAGGTAGATGTCTATGAGTGGTTTCAGATTTTGACTGAAGATGTTATTAGTAGAACAGCTTTTGGAAGTAGCTATGAAGATGGTCGAGCAGTTTTTCGACTTCAAGCTCAACAAATGCTTCTTTGTGCTGAAGCTTTTCAAAAAGTCTTCATTCCTGGCTATAG ATTTTTTCCGACAAGAGGGAATTTGAAGTCTTGGAAGTTAGACAAGGAGATAAGGAAGTCGTTGTTGAAGCTGATAGAGCGGCGGAGACAAAACGCTATAGATGGAGAAGGGGAAGAATGTAAGGAGCCGGCGGCGAAGGATTTGTTGGGATTAATGATTCAGGCAAAGAATGTGACGGTTCAGGACATTGTGGAGGAGTGTAAAAGCTTTTTCTTCGCCGGGAAACAGACAACTTCTAATCTGCTGACGTGGACGACCATCTTGCTATCCATGCACCCGGAGTGGCAGGCCAAAGCACGTGATGAGGTCCTCAGGGTCTGCGGCTCACGTGATGTCCCTACCAAGGACCATGTCGTTAAGCTTAAAACG TTGAGTATGATCTTGAACGAGTCTTTAAGGTTGTATCCACCAATAGTAGCTACGATTCGACGCGCTAAATCGGATGTGAAGCTAGGAGGGTACAAAATCCCATGTGGCACGGAGCTTCTAATCCCAATCATAGCGGTCCATCATGACCAAGCCATTTGGGGTAATGACGTGAACGAATTCAATCCAGCTCGGTTTGCGGATGGAGTGCCGCGTGCTGCCAAACACCCCGTTGGCTTCATACCGTTTGGCCTCGGAGTTCGTACATGCATTGGTCAGAATCTTGCTATACTTCAGGCCAAATTGACACTCGCTGTAATGATCCAACGCTTCACCTTTCACTTGGCTCCTACTTATCAGCATGCACCTACCGTCCTTATGTTGCTTTATCCTCAACATGGTGCACCAATCACCTTCCGGAGATTGACCAATCATGAGGATTGA
- a CDS encoding Cupredoxin superfamily protein (Cupredoxin superfamily protein; FUNCTIONS IN: electron carrier activity, copper ion binding; LOCATED IN: anchored to membrane; CONTAINS InterPro DOMAIN/s: Plastocyanin-like (InterPro:IPR003245), Cupredoxin (InterPro:IPR008972); BEST Arabidopsis thaliana protein match is: Cupredoxin superfamily protein (TAIR:AT2G31050.1); Has 1463 Blast hits to 1416 proteins in 67 species: Archae - 0; Bacteria - 0; Metazoa - 0; Fungi - 0; Plants - 1462; Viruses - 0; Other Eukaryotes - 1 (source: NCBI BLink).) codes for MALIKNNIFFTSLLIFVTLFGVAVGGTVHKVGNTKGWTMIGGDYEAWASSRVFQVGDTLVFAYNKDYHDVTEVTHNDFEMCESSKPLRRYKTGSDSISLTKPGLQHFICGVPGHCKKGQKLQIHVLPASLGHVAVPVPGPVRSQSSSSSPSPSPLVDPPVNNAPQYQMGPTPASHSAASADFIFTFSFDLTLIDLCTFFILFFILV; via the coding sequence ATGGCTTTGATTAAGAACAACATCTTTTTCACTTCTTTGCTGATTTTTGTGACTCTTTTTGGAGTTGCCGTTGGAGGAACCGTTCACAAAGTCGGCAACACGAAAGGATGGACGATGATTGGAGGCGATTATGAGGCTTGGGCTTCTTCAAGAGTTTTTCAAGTCGGAGACACTCTGGTCTTCGCATACAACAAAGATTACCACGACGTCACGGAAGTCACTCACAATGATTTCGAGATGTGTGAATCGTCTAAACCGCTAAGGAGATACAAGACCGGGTCTGACTCAATCAGTCTAACCAAACCGGGACTCCAACACTTCATATGCGGAGTTCCTGGACACTGCAAGAAGGGACAAAAGCTTCAAATCCATGTCTTACCGGCCTCATTGGGTCACGTCGCTGTTCCGGTTCCTGGACCGGTCCGATCACAAagctcttcttcgtctccttcACCGTCCCCATTGGTTGATCCACCCGTTAATAATGCTCCACAGTATCAGATGGGACCAACACCAGCTTCACATAGCGCAGCTTCAGCAGACTTTATCTTTACTTTCTCTTTTGATCTTACTTTGATAGATTTATgcacattttttattttattttttatcttagTTTGA
- a CDS encoding Leucine-rich repeat protein kinase family protein (Leucine-rich repeat protein kinase family protein; FUNCTIONS IN: protein serine/threonine kinase activity, protein kinase activity, ATP binding; INVOLVED IN: transmembrane receptor protein tyrosine kinase signaling pathway, protein amino acid phosphorylation; LOCATED IN: plasma membrane; EXPRESSED IN: 24 plant structures; EXPRESSED DURING: 13 growth stages; CONTAINS InterPro DOMAIN/s: Serine/threonine-protein kinase domain (InterPro:IPR002290), Leucine-rich repeat-containing N-terminal domain, type 2 (InterPro:IPR013210), Leucine-rich repeat (InterPro:IPR001611), Serine/threonine-protein kinase-like domain (InterPro:IPR017442), Protein kinase-like domain (InterPro:IPR011009), Protein kinase, catalytic domain (InterPro:IPR000719), Tyrosine-protein kinase, catalytic domain (InterPro:IPR020635); BEST Arabidopsis thaliana protein match is: Leucine-rich repeat protein kinase family protein (TAIR:AT5G58300.2); Has 147963 Blast hits to 108487 proteins in 3857 species: Archae - 104; Bacteria - 12149; Metazoa - 40706; Fungi - 7620; Plants - 70847; Viruses - 383; Other Eukaryotes - 16154 (source: NCBI BLink).) yields MASISWVLNSLFSILLLTQRVNSESTAEKQALLTFLQQIPHENRLQWNESDSACNWVGVECNSNQSSIHSLRLPGTGLVGQIPSGSLGRLTELRVLSLRSNRLSGQIPSDFSNLTHLRSLYLQHNEFSGEFPTSFTQLNNLIRLDISSNNFTGSIPFSVNNLTHLTGLFLGNNGFSGNLPSISLGLVDFNVSNNNLNGSIPSSLSRFSAESFTGNVDLCGGPLKPCKSFFVSPSPSPSLINPSNRLSSKKSKLSKAAIVAIIVASALVALLLLALLLFLCLRKRRGSNEARTKQPKPAGVATRNVDLPPGASSSKEEVTGTSSGMGGETERNKLVFTEGGVYSFDLEDLLRASAEVLGKGSVGTSYKAVLEEGTTVVVKRLKDVMASKKEFETQMEVVGKIKHPNVIPLRAYYYSKDEKLLVFDFMPTGSLSALLHGSRGSGRTPLDWDNRMRIAITAARGLAHLHVSAKLVHGNIKASNILLHPNQDTCVSDYGLNQLFSNSSPPNRLAGYHAPEVLETRKVTFKSDVYSFGVLLLELLTGKSPNQASLGEEGIDLPRWVLSVVREEWTAEVFDVELMRYHNIEEEMVQLLQIAMACVSTVPDQRPVMQEVLRMIEDVNRSETTDDGLRQSSDDPSKGSEGQTPPGESRTPPRSVTP; encoded by the exons ATGGCGTCAATTTCATGGGTTTTGAATTCTCTATTCTCGATATTGCTACTGACTCAGCGAGTCAACTCGGAATCAACCGCAGAAAAACAAGCACTCCTCACTTTCCTTCAACAAATACCTCACGAGAATCGTCTTCAATGGAACGAGTCAGACTCAGCTTGTAACTGGGTCGGAGTCGAATGCAACTCAAACCAATCTTCAATCCACTCTCTCCGGTTACCAGGAACCGGTTTAGTCGGTCAGATCCCATCAGGCTCCTTAGGTCGACTCACTGAGCTCCGAGTTCTCAGTCTTCGTTCTAATCGTCTCTCTGGTCAGATCCCTTCAGATTTCTCAAATCTTACTCATCTGCGAAGCTTATATCTTCAACACAACGAATTCTCCGGCGAGTTTCCGACGAGTTTTACTCAGTTAAACAACTTGATTCGTCTTGATATCTCATCTAACAACTTCACTGGTTCGATACCTTTCTCAGTCAATAATCTCACTCACTTGACTGGTTTGTTTCTCGGTAACAATGGTTTCTCAGGGAATCTTCCTAGTATTAGTCTCGGTTTAGTCGATTTCAATGTCTCTAACAACAATCTAAACGGTTCGATTCCGTCTTCATTATCAAGATTCTCAGCTGAATCGTTTACTGGAAATGTAGATCTCTGTGGTGGTCCGTTAAAGCCTTGTAAATCGTTTTTTGTGTCTCCCTCGCCGTCTCCGTCGTTGATTAATCCTTCTAATCGTTTATCCAGCAAGAAATCAAAGCTTTCGAAAGCTGCGATTGTCGCGATAATCGTCGCTAGCGCGCTCGTTGCGCTTCTTTTGCTAGctctgcttttgttcttgtgtttaagaaaaagaagaggaagtaaTGAGGCGAGGACGAAGCAGCCGAAACCGGCGGGAGTAGCTACAAGGAATGTGGATCTTCCACCGGGTGCTTCGTCCTCGAAAGAGGAAGTAACGGGGACATCATCGGGTATGGGAGGTGAAACAGAGAGGAATAAGCTTGTTTTCACTGAAGGAGGAGTGtatagttttgatttggaaGATTTGCTTAGAGCTTCTGCTGAGGTTTTAGGTAAAGGAAGTGTTGGAACATCGTATAAGGCGGTGTTAGAGGAAGGTACCACGGTTGTTGTTAAGCGGCTTAAAGATGTAATGGCGTCTAAGAAAGAGTTCGAAACACAAATGGAAGTTGTTGGTAAAATCAAACATCCAAATGTTATTCCATTAAGAGCTTATTACTACTCTAAAGATGAGAAACTTCTCGTTTTCGATTTCATGCCTACCGGAAGCTTATCTGCTCTTCTCCACG gGAGCCGTGGATCAGGGCGAACTCCGTTAGATTGGGATAACCGTATGAGAATAGCGATAACTGCAGCGAGAGGTTTGGCGCATCTTCACGTTTCAGCCAAATTGGTACATGGAAACATTAAAGCTTCAAACATCCTCCTACACCCAAACCAAGACACTTGCGTCTCTGATTATGGACTGAATCAACTGTTCAGTAACTCGAGTCCACCAAACCGTTTGGCGGGTTATCATGCTCCTGAAGTTCTCGAGACACGGAAAGTAACTTTTAAATCGGATGTGTACAGTTTCGGGGTGTTGCTTCTTGAACTGTTAACAGGAAAATCACCAAACCAGGCATCACTTGGGGAAGAAGGTATTGATCTACCTCGGTGGGTACTCTCCGTGGTTCGAGAAGAATGGACTGCTGAAGTATTTGACGTTGAGCTGATGAGGTACCACAACATAGAGGAAGAGATGGTTCAGCTTCTTCAAATCGCAATGGCTTGTGTATCAACGGTTCCTGATCAACGACCAGTAATGCAAGAAGTACTAAGAATGATCGAAGATGTCAACAGAAGTGAGACAACCGATGACGGGTTAAGACAATCGTCTGATGACCCGTCAAAGGGATCAGAAGGTCAGACTCCTCCAGGAGAATCAAGGACGCCACCACGATCAGTCACACCTTAG
- the SEH gene encoding soluble epoxide hydrolase (soluble epoxide hydrolase (SEH); CONTAINS InterPro DOMAIN/s: Epoxide hydrolase-like (InterPro:IPR000639), Alpha/beta hydrolase fold-1 (InterPro:IPR000073); BEST Arabidopsis thaliana protein match is: alpha/beta-Hydrolases superfamily protein (TAIR:AT2G26750.1); Has 16813 Blast hits to 16796 proteins in 1664 species: Archae - 95; Bacteria - 12002; Metazoa - 658; Fungi - 513; Plants - 624; Viruses - 3; Other Eukaryotes - 2918 (source: NCBI BLink).), giving the protein MEHRKVRGNGIDIHVAIQGPSDGPIVLLLHGFPELWYSWRHQIPGLAARGYRAVAPDLRGYGDSDAPAEISSYTCFNIVGDLIAVISALTASEDEKVFVVGHDWGALIAWYLCLFRPDRVKALVNLSVPFSFRPTDPSVKPVDRMRAFYGDDYYICRFQEFGDVEAEIAEVGTERVMKRLLTYRTPGPVIIPKDKSFWGSKGETIPLPSWLTEEDVAYFVSKFEEKGFSGPVNYYRNFNRNNELLGPWVGSKIQVPTKFVIGELDLVYYMPGVKEYIHGPQFKEDVPLLEEPVVMEGVAHFINQEKPQEILQIILDFISKF; this is encoded by the exons ATGGAACACAGAAAGGTAAGAGGGAACGGCATAGACATTCACGTAGCAATCCAAGGTCCCTCCGATGGTCCTATAgtcctcctcctccatggTTTCCCTGAGCTTTGGTACTCATGGCGCCACCAGATCCCTGGACTCGCCGCTCGTGGCTACCGTGCCGTCGCTCCTGACCTACGTGGTTACGGTGACTCCGATGCTCCCGCTGAGATCTCTTCCTACACATGCTTCAACATCGTTGGTGACTTAATCGCCGTCATATCCGCCTTAACCGCCTCAGAGGATGAGAAGGTCTTTGTGGTTGGACATGATTGGGGAGCTCTCATCGCTTGGTATTTATGTCTCTTCCGACCAGATAGAGTCAAAGCTCTGGTCAACCTCAGTGTTCCGTTCTCTTTCCGGCCAACCGATCCATCGGTGAAGCCCGTTGATCGCATGCGTGCTTTCTACGGCGATGATTACTATATCTGCAGGTTTCAG GAATTTGGAGATGTAGAAGCTGAGATTGCAGAGGTTGGAACAGAGAGAGTCATGAAGAGACTACTCACTTATAGAACTCCTGGACCGGTAATTATCCCGAAGGACAAAAGTTTTTGGGGATCCAAAGGCGAAACTATACCACTCCCGTCTTGGCTAACGGAGGAAGATGTTGCTTACTTCGTCAGCAAGTTTGAAGAGAAAGGCTTCTCTGGTCCAGTCAATTACTACCGTAACTTCAACAG GAACAATGAGTTGTTGGGTCCATGGGTGGGAAGCAAAATCCAGGTTCCTACAAAGTTTGTGATAGGGGAGCTTGATCTGGTCTACTATATGCCTGGTGTGAAGGAATATATACATGGTCCCCAGTTTAAGGAAGATGTGCCTTTGCTTGAAGAGCCTGTGGTCATGGAAGGAGTGGCTCACTTCATTAACCAAGAAAAGCCTCAGGAGATTCTCCAAATTATCCTTGATTTCATCTCCAAATTCTAA